A single genomic interval of Halorubrum aethiopicum harbors:
- the moaA gene encoding GTP 3',8-cyclase MoaA — MAEPLADDFGREVTGVRVSLTDRCNFDCIYCHNEGLGDTRGPMEPSEDEMSADDVVRFLEVVEGYGVDSVKFTGGEPMLRQDLEEIIERTPDSMEVSMTTNGTFLPGRVEDLKAAGLDRVNVSQDALDPDDFAEVTKSGAYERVLEGVKAAVDAGLDPVKLNMVVFTHTAGYVEEMVEHVAENEGLQLQLIEYMPELTGKPEWNVDIGRVHDWLAETADRVERREMHDRKRYFVGEDAPGEGGGMVEIVDPVENEEFCANCGRVRVTHEGYLKGCLNRNDDLRSMGEMSREEIAETFEAVVANRVPYYGEYLIENDDGEYEINEEYLGTPSVAD; from the coding sequence ACTGTATCTACTGTCACAACGAGGGTCTCGGCGACACGCGCGGCCCGATGGAGCCCAGCGAGGACGAGATGAGCGCCGACGACGTGGTCCGCTTCCTGGAGGTCGTCGAGGGGTACGGCGTCGACTCGGTGAAGTTCACCGGCGGCGAGCCCATGTTGCGCCAGGACCTAGAGGAGATCATCGAGCGCACCCCCGACTCGATGGAGGTCTCGATGACGACGAACGGGACGTTCCTGCCCGGACGCGTCGAGGACCTGAAGGCGGCGGGGCTCGACCGCGTCAACGTCTCGCAGGACGCGCTCGACCCCGACGACTTCGCGGAGGTGACGAAGTCGGGCGCGTACGAACGGGTGCTCGAGGGCGTCAAGGCCGCCGTCGACGCCGGACTCGACCCCGTGAAACTCAACATGGTGGTGTTCACCCATACCGCGGGATACGTGGAGGAGATGGTCGAGCACGTCGCCGAAAACGAGGGGCTCCAGCTCCAGCTCATCGAGTACATGCCCGAATTGACGGGCAAGCCCGAGTGGAACGTCGACATCGGGCGCGTCCACGACTGGCTCGCCGAGACGGCCGACCGGGTCGAGCGCCGCGAGATGCACGACCGGAAGCGGTACTTCGTCGGCGAGGACGCGCCCGGCGAGGGCGGCGGGATGGTCGAGATCGTCGACCCCGTCGAGAACGAGGAGTTCTGTGCCAACTGCGGGCGCGTCCGCGTCACCCACGAGGGGTACCTGAAGGGGTGTCTCAACCGCAACGACGACCTCCGGTCGATGGGCGAGATGAGCCGCGAGGAGATCGCGGAGACGTTCGAGGCGGTCGTCGCCAACCGCGTCCCCTACTACGGCGAGTACCTGATCGAGAACGACGACGGCGAGTACGAGATCAACGAGGAGTACCTCGGAACCCCGAGCGTCGCGGACTGA
- a CDS encoding SDR family oxidoreductase, translating into MDDTPVAIVTAAGSGIGEACARRLNDDGYLPVLLSPSGSAVDVADDLGGDGYEGSVTEPDDLAALVETTHERYGRIDAVVNNTGHPPSGDLLEISDEEWYEGMDLVLMNTVRMARLVTPIMEEQGEGAIVNVSTFSAFEPSLDFPVSSVLRAGLGSYTKLYADRYASAGIRMNSVLPGFADSYDVDEETKAEIPMGRAARTEEIADAVAYLLSEESSYITGQNLRVDGGITSSV; encoded by the coding sequence ATGGACGACACCCCGGTCGCGATCGTGACGGCGGCGGGAAGCGGCATCGGCGAGGCCTGCGCGCGGCGGCTGAACGACGACGGCTACCTCCCGGTGTTGCTCTCTCCCTCCGGCAGCGCCGTCGACGTCGCGGACGACCTCGGCGGCGACGGCTACGAGGGGTCGGTGACCGAGCCCGACGACCTGGCGGCGCTCGTCGAGACGACCCACGAGCGCTACGGCCGGATCGACGCCGTGGTGAACAACACGGGCCACCCGCCCTCCGGCGATCTGCTGGAGATCTCCGACGAGGAGTGGTACGAGGGGATGGACCTGGTGTTGATGAACACGGTCCGGATGGCCCGGCTGGTCACGCCGATCATGGAGGAGCAGGGTGAGGGAGCGATCGTGAACGTCTCGACCTTTTCGGCGTTCGAGCCATCGCTCGACTTCCCCGTCTCCTCCGTCCTGCGGGCCGGCCTCGGGAGCTACACGAAACTGTACGCCGACCGGTACGCGTCGGCGGGGATCCGGATGAACAGCGTCCTTCCCGGCTTCGCCGACAGCTACGACGTCGACGAGGAGACGAAGGCGGAGATCCCGATGGGGCGGGCCGCCCGAACCGAGGAGATCGCGGACGCGGTCGCGTACCTGCTCTCGGAGGAGTCGAGTTATATCACCGGCCAGAACCTCCGCGTCGACGGCGGGATCACGTCGTCGGTGTAG